CGGACTCAAGGAGGGCGTCGCGCACGCCGAGTTCATCCGGCGTAGCGAGGACGGGAAGCTGTACTTCCTGGAGGTTGCGGCTCGCGTCGGAGGTGCCGGAATAGACCAGCTGGTAGAGGCGGCGTATGGAGTCAATCTCTGGCAGGAATGGGCGCGCAACGTCGTTCTACCGCTCACAGGCTCGCCTTACAACCTGCCTGAAACCCGGGCGGATCACGCCGGGCTCGTCGTATGCCTCTCTCGAACGGAGCATCCCGACATGACACCCTTTGATGGCGAGGAGGTCTTCTGGAGAATGGAGAAGCCGCACCATGCGGGGCTCGTCCTGCGATCATCATCGCGCAAGCGGCTGGATGATTTGCTCACGTCCTACCGTGAGAGGTTCGCACAGGAGTTCCTCGCTACGCAGCCGCCGCTCGACAAGGCGTCGGACTAGAATCCGCCCTGTCGCCTTTCGATGGCCCAGCGGTATAGCTCCAGGTAGCGGTCGGCAGAAGCGTCCCACGAGAAGTCAGCAGCCATTCCACGTCGCTGTACCTCGGCCCACGCATCTTTGTCACGGAAAAGATGCAGTGCGCGCATGATGGACGTGAACAGCGCGAACGGTGTGAAGTCGACAAAAGAGAACCCGTTTCCCATTCGGTGATGCTCGTGGTAGTCCGCCACGGTGTCAGCGAGTCCGCCCGTCTTTCGGACGATCGGTATGGTCCCGTACTTCAGGCTGTACATCTGATTGAGTCCGCACGGCTCATAGCGAGACGGCATCAGGAACATGTCGGAGCCGGCCTCGATCCAGTGTGATAACTCGTCGTTGTACCCTATGTACACGCCGACATTATTGGGATGAGCCTCGGCCGCGCGTCGGAAGAACTCCTCGTAGCCGTATTCGCCGCTGCCAAGCATGACGAACTGGACGCCCTCCCGTTCGATGAGCGTGCTGACGATGGGCTGCAGCAGCTCAAACCCTTTTTGCACCGCCAGTCGCGACACGATTCCAAGCAACGGCACGTCGGGGTCGTAGGGCAATCCGAACCGTTCGAGAAGCTGACGCTTGTTCTCCGCCTTCTTCTGCAGCGTGTCGGCCGTGTACGTCTGCGGGATGAGTGCGTCCGTGGCGGGGTTCCACTCGTCTGCGTCAATGCCGTTGAGAATCCCTACGAGGTCGTAGCTGCGACTCCTCAGCACGTCCTGCATGTCCGCGCCAAGTTCCGCCGTCTGGATCTCTCGAGCGTACGTCTCGCTGACGGTACTGATCTTGTCCGAAAAATGAATGCCGGATTTCATGAAGCAGAAAGAGCCGTGAAGTTCATACGGGCCCCCGGCCTCGAAATGCTGTCCACCGATCCCCGCGAGTCCGAACACGGAAGGTGAGAAGCGTCCCTGATAGGCAATGTTGTGGATGGAGTAGATCGACGCACTGTTCTTGAAGAGGTCGTCCCAACCGTAGGTGTGGCGGGCGAGCGCAGGTATGAGCCCCGTCTGCCAGTCGTTGCAATGGAAGATGTCGGGAGACCAGTTGTACTTTTGCAGCACCTTGAATATGGCGTGCTGGAAGAAGATGAACCGTTCGCCTTCATCCGGATGATTTGTATACGTCGACGTCCGGTGGAAGTAGTGCGGACAGTCGATGAGATAGACCGCTACGTCAGTGCCGGGGAGGTGACCATACCACGTATTGAACGTGTACGCACGATTTCCGATCTCAACCGGGATGTTGGGGATGTCGGCGCAGAACGTCAGTTCATGCTTGAGTGTATCGATGGACTGGTAGAGCGGAAGGAATAGCTTGACCTCGCAGTCCAGCCGGTCGAGCGCGATCGGTAGTGCGCCGGAAACGTCGGCAAGTCCCCCTGTTTTGACGTAGGGGACGCATTCACTTGTGGCAAAGCATATTTTCATGACGAGCCCGCGACTTGACCGGGCAAGGTAGGCAAACACCGGGTTTCTCGTCAAAAACGGCTGTGACTTAAGATGCTGGACCAGATCATCCCCGATGGAGCAGTGCGATTTCGAACGCAGGACGAGGTCGAGCAACTTCTTCTGGACACCTGCCGCGGGAGCGTGGTGGTCCAAAAGGCCGAGATTCTGGGTCGAAGCGGAGAGGGCCGCAATCTGCTTGGGTTTGTCATTGGAGGAGGGGGGCGCCGCATCAGCCTGATCGCTGGAAATCACTCCGATGAGCCGGTAGGGCCTGAAACGCTTCGGCACCTTGTGATCGCGCTCGCCTCCGAGCCCGAGCGATATGGCGCCCTGCTGGAGACGTTTACGTTCTCCATCGTTCCGCACT
The nucleotide sequence above comes from Rhodothermales bacterium. Encoded proteins:
- the glgA gene encoding glycogen synthase GlgA; translation: MKICFATSECVPYVKTGGLADVSGALPIALDRLDCEVKLFLPLYQSIDTLKHELTFCADIPNIPVEIGNRAYTFNTWYGHLPGTDVAVYLIDCPHYFHRTSTYTNHPDEGERFIFFQHAIFKVLQKYNWSPDIFHCNDWQTGLIPALARHTYGWDDLFKNSASIYSIHNIAYQGRFSPSVFGLAGIGGQHFEAGGPYELHGSFCFMKSGIHFSDKISTVSETYAREIQTAELGADMQDVLRSRSYDLVGILNGIDADEWNPATDALIPQTYTADTLQKKAENKRQLLERFGLPYDPDVPLLGIVSRLAVQKGFELLQPIVSTLIEREGVQFVMLGSGEYGYEEFFRRAAEAHPNNVGVYIGYNDELSHWIEAGSDMFLMPSRYEPCGLNQMYSLKYGTIPIVRKTGGLADTVADYHEHHRMGNGFSFVDFTPFALFTSIMRALHLFRDKDAWAEVQRRGMAADFSWDASADRYLELYRWAIERRQGGF